A single genomic interval of Prunus dulcis chromosome 5, ALMONDv2, whole genome shotgun sequence harbors:
- the LOC117628659 gene encoding AP-3 complex subunit delta has translation MAGSSLMENLFQRTLEDLIKGLRLQLIGESAFLSKAIDEIRREVKSTDSDTKANALHKLTYLSSLHFYDMSFAAFHVVELLSSTRFSHKKIAYHAASHSFTDDTPVLVLITNQLRKDLTSTNELEVSLALECLSRIATVDLARDLTPEIFTLLASSKVFVKKKAIGVLLRVFDKYPDAVRVCFKRLVENLESSESQVVSVAVGVFCELALREPRSYLPLAPEFYKILVDSRNNWILIKVLKIFAKLVPLEPRLANRVVEPVCEHIRRTGAKSLLFECIRTVVTSLSDYESAVQLVVVKIREMLVDDDPNLKYLALQALSVVAPKHLWAVLENKEVVIKSLSDVDPNIKLESLRLVMAMVSESNVAEICRVLVNYALKSDPEFCNEILGSILSTCGSNVYEIIIDFDWYVSLLGEMSRIPHCQKGEEIEKQLIDIGMRVKDIRPELVRVSRDLLIDPALLGNPFLHRILSAAAWLSGIYVEFSINPFELMEALLQPRTTLLPPFIRAVYVQSAFKVVIFCLNAYLLQRGNAASSSYIDKLVPDVPGLVSECDDPESSDLASCDSPVHCKQDEGFNPRVLNQSFEGLLPEHCGEETATRGQVSASSSLKDGFTHESIINLLNRVESALAPLTGSYDVEILERARNILCFIELIKRKMPDCLVQKEESLGREEAPASQIIRLMHDAFSNDLGPVSVSAQERVPVPDGLVLAKNLEDLETIFGDVQLPSLNSVSLGSPQYEDRAGFSLPILQSKEEPGPSNESTSLLADHRKQHGLYYLPSAKNEDEYPPANDLKLQADTNDGDEDLVKLTEQFIVSKKKPNHAKPRPVVVKLDGDQVPIAANPDRKEDLLSGTVRDVLLGSDTNHTSSQSKVSTKSSTQRKGKDKLNVDSVTESKENLGDIEKHDQGNPSSRKSKHHSHGKGRRHKSPGKKGDEREENGQKVKQKSSHTHSKHKARQRAEVPLNVVALTPGIPDFLL, from the coding sequence ATGGCAGGGTCTTCCCTCATGGAAAACCTCTTCCAGCGCACACTGGAGGACCTGATCAAGGGCCTCCGTCTCCAACTCATCGGCGAGTCCGCCTTCCTTTCCAAGGCCATAGACGAAATCCGCCGCGAGGTCAAGTCCACAGACTCAGACACCAAGGCCAACGCCCTCCACAAACTCACCTACCTCTCCTCCCTCCACTTCTACGACATGTCTTTCGCCGCATTCCACGTCGTCGAGCTCCTCTCCTCCACTCGCTTTTCCCACAAGAAGATTGCCTACCACGCCGCCTCCCACTCCTTCACCGACGACACGCCCGTCCTCGTCCTCATCACCAACCAGCTCCGCAAGGACCTCACCAGCACCAACGAGCTCGAGGTAAGCTTGGCACTTGAATGCCTCTCCAGAATTGCTACCGTAGATCTTGCTAGAGATTTGACCCCCGAGATATTCACCTTGCTAGCTAGTAGTAAAGtttttgtgaaaaagaaaGCGATCGGTGTGCTTTTGAGGGTGTTTGACAAATATCCGGATGCTGTCAGGGTGTGCTTCAAGCGTTTGGTTGAAAATTTAGAGAGTTCAGAGTCGCAGGTTGTGTCTGTGGCTGTTGGGGTGTTTTGTGAGCTTGCTTTAAGAGAGCCCAGATCGTATCTTCCATTGGCGCCTGAGTTCTATAAGATCTTGGTTGATTCTAGGAACAATTGGATTTTGATTAAGGTGTTAAAGATATTTGCAAAATTGGTTCCTTTAGAGCCTAGGTTGGCTAATAGAGTTGTTGAGCCGGTTTGTGAGCATATCAGGAGGACAGGGGCCAAATCATTGTTGTTTGAGTGTATTAGGACTGTGGTGACCAGTTTGAGTGATTATGAATCTGCAGTGCAGCTTGTTGTTGTGAAGATTCGGGAAATGCTGGTTGATGATGATCCGAATCTTAAGTATCTCGCATTGCAGGCGCTTTCAGTGGTTGCCCCAAAGCACTTGTGGGCAGTGTTGGAGAATAAGGAGGTTGTGATTAAGTCCTTGAGTGATGTGGATCCAAATATTAAGCTGGAGTCCTTGCGTCTTGTTATGGCAATGGTGTCTGAGAGTAATGTGGCTGAAATTTGCAGGGTTTTGGTAAATTATGCCTTAAAATCTGACCCCGAGTTTTGCAATGAGATTCTTGGTTCCATTTTATCAACATGCGGTAGTAATGTATATGAGATTATTATTGACTTCGATTGGTATGTATCGCTTCTGGGAGAAATGTCGAGGATTCCACATTGCCAGAAGGGGGAAGAAATTGAGAAGCAGCTTATTGATATCGGTATGAGGGTGAAAGACATTAGACCAGAGCTTGTTCGGGTCAGTCGTGATCTACTGATTGATCCTGCATTACTTGGTAATCCTTTCTTACACAGGATATTATCAGCTGCTGCTTGGTTGTCAGGGATATATGTTGAGTTCTCGATAAACCCATTTGAACTCATGGAGGCACTATTACAGCCTCGTACAACTCTCTTGCCGCCATTTATAAGAGCAGTTTATGTACAGTCTGCTTTTAAAGTTGTAATCTTTTGTCTGAATGCTTACCTTTTGCAGAGGGGGAATGCTGCTTCCTCCTCATATATTGATAAATTGGTACCAGATGTTCCAGGATTGGTTTCGGAATGTGATGACCCAGAGAGTTCTGACTTGGCATCATGTGATTCTCCTGTGCATTGCAAACAGGATGAGGGATTCAACCCGAGGGTTTTAAATCAATCTTTTGAAGGTCTTTTGCCGGAACATTGTGGGGAGGAAACTGCTACTCGTGGGCAAGTATCTGCATCTTCTTCATTGAAGGACGGTTTCACACATGAATCTATCATAAACCTTTTAAATCGAGTTGAATCGGCTCTGGCTCCACTAACAGGAAGCTATGATGTAGAAATTCTAGAGAGAGCCCGAAATATACTCTGTTTCATTGAGTTGATTAAGCGAAAAATGCCTGATTGTCTAGTCCAGAAGGAAGAAAGTTTGGGAAGAGAAGAAGCACCAGCGTCCCAAATCATCAGATTGATGCATGATGCCTTTTCAAATGATCTAGGTCCTGTCTCAGTAAGTGCTCAAGAAAGAGTTCCTGTACCAGATGGGTTAGTGCTTGCGAAGAATCTTGAAGACTTGGAAACAATCTTTGGTGATGTTCAGCTGCCTTCGTTAAATTCAGTTTCTCTTGGAAGCCCTCAATATGAGGACAGGGCTGGTTTTTCTCTCCCTATCCTACAGAGTAAAGAAGAGCCAGGACCATCAAATGAATCCACATCTCTGCTTGCAGATCACCGTAAGCAGCATGGTCTATATTATCTTCCTTCTGCAAAGAATGAAGATGAGTATCCACCTGCCAATGATCTTAAATTACAGGCTGATACTAATGATGGCGATGAAGATCTAGTTAAGCTTACTGAGCAATTTATAGTTTCAAAGAAAAAGCCAAACCATGCGAAGCCTAGGCCTGTGGTGGTGAAATTGGATGGAGATCAAGTACCTATTGCAGCCAACCCTGATCGGAAGGAAGATTTGTTGTCTGGTACTGTGCGAGATGTTCTTTTAGGTAGTGACACCAATCACACATCCTCTCAAAGTAAAGTATCTACCAAGTCATCGACTCAGAGAAAAGGGAAGGATAAACTAAATGTTGATTCTGTTACAGAAtctaaagaaaatttgggTGATATTGAAAAGCATGATCAAGGAAACCCAAGTTCAAGAAAAAGCAAGCACCATTCGCATGGTAAAGGGAGAAGACACAAAAGCCCGGGAAAGAAGGGAgatgaaagagaagaaaatggtCAGAAAGTGAAGCAAAAAAGTAGTCATACCCATAGTAAGCACAAAGCTCGACAACGAGCAGAGGTGCCCCTGAATGTGGTTGCACTAACACCAGG
- the LOC117629324 gene encoding AMSH-like ubiquitin thioesterase 1 isoform X2, translating to MRSSCSDRINIAASAQKLDVDNRIPLRIYFRIANNILKQADIFRQERNIIDLYIMLLRFSSLVSETIPCHRDYRASVQREKVFLKKKLFNALNELEELKPAVKQKNDEFNRRNENQNNGWGRNHQIAAVIQSPLKKQTLSSYDLTKAGQFSYQTPRAQQVSYSRPAEDQFRKLSVSIPLPREETLSRHSILGPNGLHGQWQPPRSDIGVRYPSILDLTPIEIPRLGQSIEEEHTIIKDTSNSEPEKSTLDPILTQNTDDGPMLPTEELLSLISFESTETPDHTKIIRQPSPPPVLAEVQDLIPAVSPQVPEVECGLETLSSDDLLRAESPLQLHISTTMMEHFMKLAKSNTDKNLETCGVLAGSLCQTTNEEEIFEVQDKQSLFPLGWIHTHPTQSCFMSSIDLHTHYSYQIMLPEAVAIVMAPKGGTRTHGIFRLTTPGGMSVIRQCQQRGFHPHDQPPDGGPIYKTCADVYMNPNLKFDVIDLR from the exons ATGAGGTCGTCTTGTTCAGATAGAATTAACATTGCCGCGAGCGCTCAGAAACTCGATGTCGACAATCGGATTCCTCTGCGTATATACTTTCGGATCGCTAATAATATCCTCAAACAG GCGGACATATTTCGACAAGAGAGGAATATTATAGACCTATACATTATGCTCCTAAGGTTTTCAAG TTTGGTATCTGAGACAATACCATGTCATCGAGACTACAGAGCATCTGTTCAAAGGGAAAaagtttttttgaaaaag AAACTGTTTAATGCTCTAAACGAGCTGGAGGAGCTAAAGCCAGCAGTGAAACAGAAGAACGATGAGTTCAACAGAAggaatgaaaatcaaaacaatggGTGGGGCCGCAATCACCAAATTGCTGCTGTGATTCAATCTCCTCTTAAGAAGCAAACTTTGAGTAGTTATGATCTAACCAAG GCAGGACAGTTTTCCTATCAAACTCCAAGGGCTCAACAGGTTTCCTATTCAAGGCCTGCGGAAGATCAATTTCGCAAACT ATCTGTTAGTATCCCACTTCCAAGGGAGGAAACTCTTTCCAGACATTCTATTCTGGGCCCAAACGGGCTTCATGGACAGTGGCAGCCACCTAGAAGTGATATAGGG GTCCGATATCCAAGCATTTTAGACTTGACTCCTATTGAAATCCCAAG ACTGGGACAGTCCATAGAAGAAGAACATACAATTATAAAAGACACTAGCAATTCAGAACCTGAAAAGTCAACTTTGGACCCAATTCTTACCCAAAATACTGATGATGGCCCGATGCTTCCTACTGAGGAACTTCTCTCCCTTATTTCTTTCGAATCAACAGAAACTCCTGATCATACAAAAATTATTAGACAGCCTTCTCCTCCACCTGTCCTTGCCGAAGTACAAGATTTGATCCCAGCAGTTTCACCTCAAGTCCCTGAGGTAGAATGTGGACTGGAGACTCTCTCATCGGATGACTTACTTCGTGCTGAATCTCCCCTGCAATTACACATT TCAACGACAATGATGGAACATTTCATGAAGCTGGCCAAGTCAAATACTGATAAGAACTTAGAGACTTGCGGCGTCCTAGCAGGCTCCCTT TGTCAGACCACGAATGAAGAGGAAATTTTTGAAGTTCAGGATAAACAATCTCTTTTCCCTCTTGGCTGGATACAT ACTCATCCTACACAGTCTTGTTTCATGTCGTCGATTGATCTTCACACCCATTATTCATATCAG ATTATGTTGCCAGAAGCTGTTGCAATTGTCATGGCACCAAAAGGTGGTACAAG AACTCATGGTATATTCCGATTGACAACCCCAGGTGGCATGTCAGTCATTAGACAGTGCCAACAGCGTGGTTTTCATCCACATGATCAGCCACCGGATGGTGGGCCCATTTACAAGACATGTGCTGATGTTTATATGAACCCCAATCTAAAGTTTGACGTCATTGATCTTCGATAG
- the LOC117627311 gene encoding zinc finger protein BRUTUS: MATPLTGLQHMDGGGGVAVLSNSVNKVDSSSSSSANGCLKPRSPILIFLFFHKAIRKELDALHRLAMAFAIGKRTDIRPLLERYHFLRSIYKHHSNAEDEVIFPALDIRVKNVAQTYSLEHKGETNLFDHLFELLNSNAKDDESFPRELASCTGALQTSVSQHMAKEEEQVFPLLIEKFSVEEQASLVWQFLCSIPVNMMAEFLPWLSSSVSPDEHLDLRKCLSKIVPEEKLLQQVIFTWMEGRRSADLFESSLDSPQFQCCVDSGASTSSQHMEKVNCACECRTGKRKYLESSMDVSDTSVGHPINEILLWHNAIKRELNEIAEEARKIQLSGDFTNLSAFNERLQFIAEVCIFHSIAEDKVIFPAVDGKISFFQEHAEEESQFNEFRCLIETIQSAGAISTSADFYAKLCSHADQIMETIQSHFSNEEVQVLPLARKHFSFKRQRELLYQSLCMMPLRLIERVLPWLVGSLTEDEMKNFLKNMQLAAPVPDSALVTLFSGWACKARNQGSCLSLSAIGCCPVKSFTDIEDDFVRSASCACASALSARDSLISAQANNVKRLVKRNVSMSCKHSDPSEPSETVNAQKPCCSDQSCCVPGLGVNSNNLGSSSLFGAKSLRSLSFSSSAPSLNSSLFVWETDSSSSDFGCGERPIDTIFKFHKAIRKDLEYLDIESGKLSYCDETTLRQFIGRFRLLWGLYRAHSNAEDDIVFPALESKEALHNVSHSYTLDHKQEENLFKDISHVLSELSHLHESLQKAHMDEDLAGSSISFLDANDINYTRKYNELATKLQGMCKSIKVTLDQHIFREELELWPLFGRHFTVEEQDKIVGRIIGTTGAEVLQSMLPWVTSALTQDEQNKMMDTWKQATKNTMFSEWLNECWKGTSELTSRTETWESSIPQKGVEFQESLDQTDQMFKPGWKDIFRMNQNELESEIRKVYRDATLDPRRKAYLVQNLMTSRWIATQQKLPQEIAGESSTGEDAIGRSPSYRDAEKKEFGCEHYKRNCKLRAACCGKLFACRFCHDNVSDHSMDRKATSEMMCMRCLNVQPVGPICTTPSCNELSMAKYYCNICKFFDDERTVYHCPFCNLCRLGKGLGIDFFHCMTCNCCLGIKLVNHKCLEKSLETNCPICCDFLFTSSATVRALPCGHYMHSACFQAYTCSHYTCPICSKSLGDMAVYFGMLDALLAAEQLPEEYRNRCQDILCNDCDRKGSSRFHWLYHKCGNCGSYNTRVIKGETTNTDCPASH; the protein is encoded by the exons ATGGCGACGCCGTTAACGGGGTTGCAGCACATGGACGGAGGCGGAGGAGTGGCGGTGCTGTCCAATTCCGTGAACAAGGTCgattcttcttcgtcttcttcggCCAATGGTTGCTTAAAGCCGAGGTCTCCGATTCtgattttcttgttctttcaCAAAGCAATTCGTAAAGAGCTCGATGCGCTTCACCGATTGGCCATGGCCTTCGCCATCGGAAAGCGAACCGATATTAGGCCGTTGCTCGAGCGCTACCATTTCTTAAGATCGATTTACAAGCACCACTCCAATGCTGAAGACGAG GTAATCTTTCCAGCTCTTGATATACGTGTGAAGAATGTAGCACAAACATACTCCCTCGAACATAAGGGCGAAACCAATCTTTTTGATCATTTATTTGAGCTGCTAAATTCTAATGCAAAAGATGATGAAAGTTTCCCGAGGGAGTTAGCATCTTGTACAGGAGCCCTACAAACATCGGTCAGCCAGCACATGGCTAAGGAGGAGGAACAG GTCTTTCCCTTGCTCATTGAGAAGTTCTCAGTTGAAGAGCAGGCATCTCTGGTCTGGCAGTTTCTGTGCAGCATTCCTGTCAATATGATGGCCGAGTTTCTTCCATGGCTTTCATCGTCTGTTTCACCTGACGAACATCTGGATTTGCGAAAATGCTTAAGCAAGATAGTTCCAGAGGAAAAGCTTCTTCAACAA GTAATTTTCACCTGGATGGAAGGTAGAAGAAGTGCTGACTTGTTTGAAAGTTCTCTAGATTCCCCTCAGTTCCAATGTTGTGTGGATTCTGGTGCTAGCACATCAAGTCAACATATGGAGAAGGTAAATTGTGCATGCGAGTGCAGGACTGGGAAGAGGAAGTATTTAGAGTCAAGTATGGATGTTTCTGATACCAGTGTGGGGCATCCAATAAATGAAATACTGCTTTGGCATAATGCCATTAAAAGGGAATTAAATGAGATAGCTGAGGAGGCTAGGAAGATACAACTGTCTGGAGATTTTACTAATCTATCAGCTTTCAATGAGAGGTTGCAATTTATTGCTGAAGTTTGCATCTTTCACAG TATTGCCGAGGACAAAGTCATATTTCCCGCAGTCGATGgaaaaatttcctttttccaagAGCACGCTGAAGAAGAAAGTCAATTCAATGAATTCAGGTGCTTGATTGAAACTATTCAAAGTGCAGGAGCCATCTCTACTTCAGCTGATTTTTATGCAAAGTTATGTTCACATGCTGATCAAATAATGGAAACTATCCAGAGCCACTTTAGCAATGAAGAAGTTCAG GTTCTTCCGCTTGCTCGAAAGCACTTCAGCTTCAAAAGACAGCGCGAACTTTTGTATCAAAGTTTGTGCATGATGCCCTTAAGACTCATTGAGCGTGTTTTGCCATGGCTAGTCGGGTCGTTGACGGAAGATGAAATGAAGAATTTTCTCAAAAACATGCAGTTAGCAG CTCCAGTGCCTGATTCTGCTTTGGTAACACTCTTTTCTGGATGGGCATGCAAGGCTCGTAATCAGGGTTCATGCTTGTCTTTAAGTGCAATTGGTTGCTGTCCTGTTAAAAGTTTCACTGATATTGAAGACGATTTTGTTCGTTCAGCATCATGTGCGTGTGCTTCTGCATTGTCTGCTAGAGACAGCTTGATATCAGCTCAAGCAAATAACGTGAAGAGGCTGGTCAAACGAAATGTTTCAATGTCATGCAAACACAGTGATCCCTCCGAACCTTCAGAGACTGTAAATGCCCAGAAACCATGTTGTAGTGATCAGTCCTGCTGTGTCCCAGGTTTAGGAGTAAACAGCAATAATCTTGGGTCAAGCTCTCTTTTTGGGGCCAAGTCTTTGCGATCCTTGTCTTTCAGCTCCAGTGCCCCATCTCTCAATTCCAGTCTTTTTGTCTGGGAAACAGATAGTTCCTCTTCTGATTTTGGCTGTGGAGAACGACCTATTGATactattttcaaatttcataaagCCATACGCAAAGATTTGGAGTATTTGGATATTGAATCTGGGAAGCTTAGTTATTGTGATGAAACCACCCTCCGGCAGTTTATAGGAAGGTTTCGCTTGCTGTGGGGCTTGTACAGAGCACATAGTAATGCAGAGGATGATATAGTGTTTCCTGCGCTGGAATCCAAAGAGGCGCTTCATAATGTGAGTCACTCATACACACTAGACCATAAACAGgaggaaaatttatttaaagataTCTCACATGTTCTTTCCGAACTTTCTCACCTTCATGAAAGCTTGCAAAAGGCTCACATGGATGAGGATTTAGCTGGAAGTAGCATTAGCTTTCTTGATGCTAATGATATCAACTATACTAGAAAGTATAATGAGCTAGCTACAAAGCTTCAAGGGATGTGCAAATCTATAAAAGTTACACTAGATCAGCATATTTTCAGGGAAGAACTTGAGCTGTGGCCATTATTTGGCAGACACTTCACTGTCGAGGAGCAAGACAAAATAGTGGGCCGCATTATTGGGACCACTGGTGCTGAGGTGCTCCAATCAATGTTACCATGGGTGACTTCTGCACTTACTCAGGATGAACAGAACAAAATGATGGATACGTGGAAGCAAGCaactaaaaatacaatgtTCAGTGAGTGGCTCAATGAATGTTGGAAAGGAACTTCAGAGTTAACTTCACGAACTGAAACATGGGAAAGCAGCATTCCTCAAAAAG GTGTTGAATTTCAAGAAAGCTTGGACCAGACTGATCAGATGTTCAAACCTGGTTGGAAGGATATTTTCCGTATGAATCAAAATGAACTTGAGTCAGAGATCAGAAAGGTTTATCGTGATGCGACTCTTGATCCAAGGAGAAAGGCATATCTTGTGCAGAATCTTATGACTAG CCGCTGGATTGCTACTCAGCAGAAGTTACCTCAAGAAATAGCAGGAGAATCTTCTACTGGTGAAGACGCAATTGGACGCTCACCATCATATCGAGATgcagagaaaaaagaatttgggTGTGAACACTACAAAAGAAACTGCAAACTCCGAGCTGCTTGCTGTGGCAAGTTATTTGCATGTAGATTTTGCCATGATAATGTGAGCGATCATTCAATGGATAG GAAAGCAACATCAGAAATGATGTGCATGCGCTGCCTGAACGTTCAGCCGGTTGGGCCAATATGCACTACACCTTCATGCAATGAACTGTCCATGGCAAAGTATTACTGCAATATATGCAAATTTTTTGATGATGAAAG GACTGTATATCATTGCCCGTTTTGCAATTTATGCCGCCTTGGAAAGGGTCTTGGCATTGACTTCTTTCATTGCATGACATGCAATTGTTGCCTGGGGATAAAGTTAGTGAACCACAAGTGCCTGGAGAAAAGTTTAGAAACAAATTGCCCCATCTGCTGTGATTTTTTATTCACATCAAGCGCAACAGTTAGAGCTCTGCCCTGTGGCCATTACATGCATTCTGCTTGCTTTCAG GCGTACACTTGCAGTCACTATACTTGTCCAATTTGCAGCAAATCTTTGGGAGATATGGCG GTTTACTTTGGCATGCTTGATGCATTATTGGCTGCCGAGCAGCTTCCAGAGGAATACAGGAACCGTTGTCag GACATCCTTTGTAATGACTGCGATCGAAAGGGTTCCTCACGGTTTCACTGGCTATATCACAAGTGTGGAAACTGTGGATCTTACAATACCCGGGTGATCAAGGGCGAGACAACAAATACCGACTGCCCTGCATCACACTAA
- the LOC117627312 gene encoding vitellogenin-like encodes MCSEASPPRLSFSLDLGQADVLPVGHNQPRRDTSLLDLNCDFEFSISGSFRHESSSADELFSHGVILPMQPRERIDEAPKRIANSEARHSASLPPLPSPPSNENQKKESVKEVVTDMNPDHLELHKPQSKSFWGFNRSSSLNQDNKKSLLCSLPLLSRSNSTGSAPNPNPKKTTFKQSSSQKQSSNISMSKSSSYSSSSSSSSNPYATLPRPPSKKGYNGSSYYGNGVRISPVLNVPSPYISKGTAKLFCLGSFLHPGGKDKKAKK; translated from the coding sequence ATGTGCTCAGAAGCCAGTCCTCCCAGATTATCATTTTCCCTTGATCTTGGTCAAGCAGATGTTTTACCAGTTGGTCACAACCAGCCTCGCAGGGACACATCACTCTTGGACTTGAATTGTGACTTTGAGTTTAGCATCAGCGGCAGCTTCAGGCATGAATCTTCTTCTGCAGACGAGCTTTTTTCTCATGGGGTGATCCTTCCTATGCAGCCTAGAGAAAGGATTGACGAGGCACCGAAACGAATAGCTAACAGTGAAGCCAGACATAGTGCTTCCCTCCCTCCTCTTCCAAGTCCTCCATCAAATGAgaaccaaaagaaagagagcGTGAAGGAAGTTGTTACGGATATGAATCCTGATCATCTGGAGCTGCACAAGCCTCAGTCCAAGTCTTTCTGGGGGTTCAATAGAAGCAGCAGCCTCAACCAAGACAACAAGAAGAGTTTGCTTTGCTCCTTGCCACTCTTGTCAAGAAGCAATTCAACTGGATCGgctccaaatccaaatccaaagaAAACCACATTTAAGCAAAGCTCGTCACAAAAGCAATCATCAAATATTTCTATGTCAAAGTCGTCTTCATATTCATCATCGTCTTCCTCCTCATCGAACCCGTATGCAACGCTGCCAAGGCCCCCATCAAAGAAGGGTTACAATGGATCATCTTACTACGGCAATGGTGTTCGGATTAGCCCCGTCTTAAATGTACCATCTCCTTACATTTCCAAAGGAACTGCAAAACTCTTTTGTTTGGGTTCTTTTTTACACCCCGGCGGGAAAGATAAGAAGGCCAAGAAATGA
- the LOC117629324 gene encoding AMSH-like ubiquitin thioesterase 1 isoform X1, with protein sequence MRSSCSDRINIAASAQKLDVDNRIPLRIYFRIANNILKQADIFRQERNIIDLYIMLLRFSSLVSETIPCHRDYRASVQREKVFLKKKLFNALNELEELKPAVKQKNDEFNRRNENQNNGWGRNHQIAAVIQSPLKKQTLSSYDLTKAGQFSYQTPRAQQVSYSRPAEDQFRKLSVSIPLPREETLSRHSILGPNGLHGQWQPPRSDIGVRYPSILDLTPIEIPRLGQSIEEEHTIIKDTSNSEPEKSTLDPILTQNTDDGPMLPTEELLSLISFESTETPDHTKIIRQPSPPPVLAEVQDLIPAVSPQVPEVECGLETLSSDDLLRAESPLQLHISTTMMEHFMKLAKSNTDKNLETCGVLAGSLKNRKFFVTALIIPKQESTSDSCQTTNEEEIFEVQDKQSLFPLGWIHTHPTQSCFMSSIDLHTHYSYQIMLPEAVAIVMAPKGGTRTHGIFRLTTPGGMSVIRQCQQRGFHPHDQPPDGGPIYKTCADVYMNPNLKFDVIDLR encoded by the exons ATGAGGTCGTCTTGTTCAGATAGAATTAACATTGCCGCGAGCGCTCAGAAACTCGATGTCGACAATCGGATTCCTCTGCGTATATACTTTCGGATCGCTAATAATATCCTCAAACAG GCGGACATATTTCGACAAGAGAGGAATATTATAGACCTATACATTATGCTCCTAAGGTTTTCAAG TTTGGTATCTGAGACAATACCATGTCATCGAGACTACAGAGCATCTGTTCAAAGGGAAAaagtttttttgaaaaag AAACTGTTTAATGCTCTAAACGAGCTGGAGGAGCTAAAGCCAGCAGTGAAACAGAAGAACGATGAGTTCAACAGAAggaatgaaaatcaaaacaatggGTGGGGCCGCAATCACCAAATTGCTGCTGTGATTCAATCTCCTCTTAAGAAGCAAACTTTGAGTAGTTATGATCTAACCAAG GCAGGACAGTTTTCCTATCAAACTCCAAGGGCTCAACAGGTTTCCTATTCAAGGCCTGCGGAAGATCAATTTCGCAAACT ATCTGTTAGTATCCCACTTCCAAGGGAGGAAACTCTTTCCAGACATTCTATTCTGGGCCCAAACGGGCTTCATGGACAGTGGCAGCCACCTAGAAGTGATATAGGG GTCCGATATCCAAGCATTTTAGACTTGACTCCTATTGAAATCCCAAG ACTGGGACAGTCCATAGAAGAAGAACATACAATTATAAAAGACACTAGCAATTCAGAACCTGAAAAGTCAACTTTGGACCCAATTCTTACCCAAAATACTGATGATGGCCCGATGCTTCCTACTGAGGAACTTCTCTCCCTTATTTCTTTCGAATCAACAGAAACTCCTGATCATACAAAAATTATTAGACAGCCTTCTCCTCCACCTGTCCTTGCCGAAGTACAAGATTTGATCCCAGCAGTTTCACCTCAAGTCCCTGAGGTAGAATGTGGACTGGAGACTCTCTCATCGGATGACTTACTTCGTGCTGAATCTCCCCTGCAATTACACATT TCAACGACAATGATGGAACATTTCATGAAGCTGGCCAAGTCAAATACTGATAAGAACTTAGAGACTTGCGGCGTCCTAGCAGGCTCCCTT aaaaacagaaagttttttgTTACTGCTCTCATCATACCAAAGCAGGAGTCAACGTCAGATTCT TGTCAGACCACGAATGAAGAGGAAATTTTTGAAGTTCAGGATAAACAATCTCTTTTCCCTCTTGGCTGGATACAT ACTCATCCTACACAGTCTTGTTTCATGTCGTCGATTGATCTTCACACCCATTATTCATATCAG ATTATGTTGCCAGAAGCTGTTGCAATTGTCATGGCACCAAAAGGTGGTACAAG AACTCATGGTATATTCCGATTGACAACCCCAGGTGGCATGTCAGTCATTAGACAGTGCCAACAGCGTGGTTTTCATCCACATGATCAGCCACCGGATGGTGGGCCCATTTACAAGACATGTGCTGATGTTTATATGAACCCCAATCTAAAGTTTGACGTCATTGATCTTCGATAG